A single region of the Pseudosulfitobacter pseudonitzschiae genome encodes:
- a CDS encoding IS110 family transposase, translating into MEHYAGLDVSLKEISICVVNHDGKTIARGTCPADPEGVAGWFRNRSLTPHRIVHESGMLSIWLQRGMMRLGLPATCIDARKAHKALSARLNKSDAADAEGLAQLARTGWFTPVHIRSEDADRLRSLVGARERMIRLRKDLEGHIRGVLKTFGIRMTGIGQGRQRQNFRDQLAAAGETDPVLRAIADGFITAHSTLCQAADNLDKAVKKKAKAHPVACRLMTIPGVGPVNALSFIALVDNPDRFSRVTDVGAFLGLTPKRHQSGEMDWSGRVSKCGDGTMRGLLFEAASCLIRQVKRFSPLKSWAVRLAGRRGFRKAAVATARKIAVLMLTIWKSGADYHWTKEATA; encoded by the coding sequence ATGGAACATTATGCTGGTTTGGATGTGTCACTGAAAGAAATTTCGATCTGCGTTGTCAATCATGATGGCAAGACCATCGCGCGCGGGACGTGCCCTGCGGACCCGGAGGGCGTGGCAGGTTGGTTTCGCAACCGATCGCTCACGCCACACCGGATCGTACATGAGAGCGGGATGCTTTCGATCTGGCTGCAGCGCGGGATGATGAGGCTTGGTCTTCCAGCGACATGCATCGATGCCCGGAAGGCGCACAAGGCTCTGTCGGCCCGGCTCAACAAGTCCGATGCCGCTGATGCTGAAGGACTGGCGCAGCTCGCGCGGACCGGCTGGTTTACACCGGTCCACATCCGCAGCGAAGATGCTGACAGGCTGCGAAGTCTGGTCGGTGCGCGAGAACGGATGATCCGGTTGCGCAAAGACCTCGAAGGTCACATCCGGGGCGTGCTGAAAACCTTCGGCATCCGAATGACCGGCATCGGCCAAGGTCGGCAGCGCCAGAATTTTCGCGACCAACTGGCCGCAGCGGGGGAAACCGATCCGGTGCTGCGCGCCATCGCCGATGGGTTTATTACGGCCCACTCCACGTTGTGCCAAGCGGCGGACAATCTCGATAAGGCTGTGAAGAAAAAGGCAAAGGCCCACCCCGTTGCGTGTCGCCTGATGACCATTCCTGGCGTCGGGCCAGTGAATGCGCTCAGCTTCATTGCCCTGGTCGATAATCCAGACCGGTTCAGCCGGGTGACTGATGTCGGCGCATTCCTCGGGCTCACACCAAAGAGGCACCAGTCTGGCGAAATGGATTGGTCGGGACGGGTGTCGAAGTGCGGAGACGGGACGATGCGCGGACTGCTGTTCGAGGCAGCGTCCTGCTTGATCCGCCAGGTGAAGCGTTTCTCGCCACTGAAGAGCTGGGCTGTGCGACTGGCCGGACGACGCGGGTTCCGAAAGGCCGCAGTCGCAACAGCGCGCAAGATCGCAGTCCTGATGCTGACGATCTGGAAATCTGGCGCGGACTATCACTGGACAAAGGAGGCCACTGCCTGA
- a CDS encoding MFS transporter encodes MTLSASIARPFFGWHVVAATFGWGVGFYGPPVFLYAVVERTGWPVAMVSGAVTVHFLLGAGVVANLPRLYRRFGVPMVTVAGAALLALGIAGWALAEHPWQLFVAAMASGAGWVAMGAVAVNALIAPWFNLRRPAALGMAYNGASLGGVIFSPLWIALIAGIGFAPAALMIGGVMVAVVALLSVRVFRHTPDSMGQYPDGVEGTPVRPQAQGGSPAHRSFIRDRRFLTLAAGMTLGLFAQIGLLAHLFSLLVPVLGEGLTGLAMGGATVAAILGWSLVGWMMPASADRRHVACASYGVQVIGSLLFILAAGEGGLWLILGIALFGLGIGNATSLPPLIAQQEFSPTETARVVPLIVAIGQAGYAFAPAAFGLLRVEDKAVGTPALFLCAAAIQFAAIACILAGRQSRRDDQDKR; translated from the coding sequence ATGACCCTATCTGCATCCATTGCCCGCCCGTTCTTTGGCTGGCATGTCGTCGCCGCCACCTTTGGCTGGGGCGTTGGCTTTTATGGCCCGCCGGTGTTTCTGTACGCTGTCGTCGAGCGGACCGGCTGGCCGGTGGCGATGGTCTCGGGTGCGGTGACGGTGCATTTTCTGCTGGGGGCCGGAGTGGTGGCCAATCTGCCGCGCCTCTATCGGCGCTTTGGTGTGCCCATGGTAACGGTGGCAGGTGCTGCGTTGCTGGCGCTTGGCATCGCTGGCTGGGCATTGGCGGAACATCCGTGGCAGCTGTTCGTGGCGGCGATGGCCAGCGGTGCGGGCTGGGTGGCGATGGGGGCTGTCGCTGTGAATGCGCTGATTGCGCCCTGGTTCAACCTGCGGCGGCCTGCAGCGCTCGGCATGGCCTATAATGGTGCCAGCCTCGGGGGTGTCATCTTCTCTCCGCTCTGGATCGCGTTGATTGCAGGCATCGGCTTTGCGCCCGCTGCGCTGATGATCGGCGGCGTCATGGTGGCTGTCGTCGCGCTCCTGTCGGTGCGGGTCTTCCGGCACACGCCCGACAGCATGGGGCAATACCCGGACGGGGTAGAGGGCACGCCCGTCCGGCCGCAGGCGCAGGGCGGATCGCCCGCCCACAGGTCGTTCATCCGCGACCGCAGGTTCCTGACCCTTGCGGCTGGCATGACGCTGGGGCTCTTCGCCCAGATCGGGTTGCTGGCGCATCTGTTCTCGCTGCTCGTTCCGGTGCTGGGGGAGGGTTTGACGGGCCTTGCCATGGGCGGCGCAACGGTCGCCGCGATCCTTGGGTGGTCGCTGGTGGGCTGGATGATGCCCGCCTCGGCCGACCGCCGCCATGTCGCCTGTGCCAGCTACGGCGTGCAGGTGATCGGATCGCTGCTGTTCATTCTGGCTGCGGGCGAGGGTGGGTTGTGGCTGATCCTTGGTATTGCGCTGTTCGGGTTAGGCATCGGCAATGCTACATCGCTCCCGCCGCTGATCGCGCAGCAGGAGTTTTCCCCGACCGAGACCGCCCGCGTGGTGCCATTGATCGTCGCGATCGGTCAGGCCGGATACGCCTTTGCGCCCGCGGCGTTCGGACTGCTGCGGGTGGAAGACAAGGCAGTCGGAACCCCCGCGCTGTTCCTCTGCGCCGCCGCAATTCAGTTCGCCGCGATTGCATGCATCCTCGCGGGGCGGCAAAGCAGGCGGGATGACCAGGATAAAAGGTGA